A window of Tautonia plasticadhaerens contains these coding sequences:
- a CDS encoding sugar phosphate isomerase/epimerase family protein translates to MTLTLPQGSPPMLRLGTVSYNIARDWTLDEIFDRLPRVGFEGIELRTTHAHGVEVGLSGAQREAVRARFADSPLVLVGLGSAFEFHSADPEEVRRNVEGTKEYLRLAHDVGAPGVKVRPNGIPDGADPDATFRQIGEALAEVGEYGEGFGVEIRVEVHGPRTSSFPAFAEIMRQADHPNVKVCWNSNPTDLIDGSIEPAFAMVRDRIGLVHINELHSGYPYRTLFGLLERSGYEGFTLAEIPESPEPDRLLRYYRALWDALQPHRG, encoded by the coding sequence ATGACCCTCACCCTCCCCCAGGGGTCCCCTCCCATGCTCCGCCTGGGCACCGTCTCCTACAACATCGCTAGGGATTGGACCCTCGACGAGATCTTCGACCGCCTCCCCCGGGTCGGGTTCGAGGGGATCGAGCTGCGGACGACCCACGCCCACGGCGTCGAGGTCGGCCTCTCCGGGGCGCAGCGGGAGGCGGTCCGGGCCCGGTTTGCCGACTCCCCGCTGGTCCTGGTCGGCCTGGGAAGCGCCTTCGAGTTCCACTCGGCCGACCCCGAGGAGGTCCGCCGGAACGTCGAGGGGACCAAGGAGTACCTCCGGCTCGCCCACGACGTGGGGGCCCCCGGGGTGAAGGTCCGCCCCAACGGCATCCCCGACGGGGCCGACCCGGATGCTACCTTCCGCCAGATCGGCGAGGCCCTGGCCGAGGTCGGCGAGTATGGCGAGGGCTTCGGCGTCGAGATCCGGGTCGAGGTCCACGGCCCCCGGACGTCGAGCTTCCCCGCCTTCGCCGAGATCATGCGGCAGGCCGACCACCCCAACGTCAAGGTCTGCTGGAACTCCAACCCCACCGACCTGATCGACGGCTCGATCGAGCCGGCATTCGCCATGGTCCGCGACCGGATCGGCCTGGTCCACATCAACGAGCTGCACAGCGGCTACCCGTACCGGACCCTCTTCGGCCTGCTCGAGCGGTCCGGCTACGAGGGGTTCACCCTGGCCGAGATCCCCGAGAGCCCGGAGCCCGACCGGCTGCTCCGCTACTACCGGGCCCTCTGGGACGCCCTCCAGCCCCACCGGGGCTGA
- a CDS encoding DUF1559 family PulG-like putative transporter, whose translation MKVAHHTPTRGFTLIELLVVIAIIGVLIALLLPAVQAAREAARRSQCTNNLKQLGLAIHNYMDTNGAMPIGGYFNTSGGPGNLTWERGCLIGLMPFLEQQNIYNAYNQDLRYYSYQANDTAMAFKASALNCPSDPEVSEGNDRWTRSGVGDFGTATRPAFKVGLTSYRALCGPWVTPPRGGNPASIPNWGALKQNAMGVIYVESSTKMSDIRDGTSNTLAFGESVYGRLSQADKDCFHWWVAGNYGDTMQNAMYPPNPHQTLETCNRLPNGAAAFIVSATSEHPGGCNFAFCDGSVRFIKNTIDSWPIDTANNCVPAGLVATGNPPIYSLAPGARFGVYQALSTRKGGEVLSADQY comes from the coding sequence ATGAAGGTCGCGCATCACACCCCCACCCGGGGCTTCACGCTGATCGAGCTGCTGGTGGTCATCGCCATCATCGGCGTGTTGATCGCCCTGCTGCTGCCCGCCGTCCAGGCCGCCCGCGAGGCCGCCCGGCGGTCCCAGTGCACCAACAACCTCAAGCAGCTCGGCCTGGCTATTCATAATTATATGGATACAAACGGAGCCATGCCGATCGGCGGCTACTTCAACACCTCCGGGGGCCCCGGCAATCTGACCTGGGAGCGCGGCTGCCTTATCGGCCTGATGCCGTTCCTCGAGCAGCAGAATATCTATAACGCCTATAACCAGGATCTCCGCTATTATTCGTACCAGGCCAATGACACGGCGATGGCCTTCAAGGCCTCGGCCTTGAACTGCCCGAGCGACCCGGAGGTCTCCGAGGGGAACGACCGCTGGACCCGGTCCGGCGTCGGCGACTTCGGGACGGCGACCCGCCCCGCCTTCAAGGTCGGGCTGACCAGCTATCGGGCCCTCTGCGGCCCCTGGGTCACCCCGCCCCGCGGCGGCAACCCCGCGAGCATCCCCAACTGGGGAGCCCTGAAGCAGAACGCGATGGGAGTCATCTACGTCGAGAGCTCGACCAAGATGTCCGACATCCGGGACGGCACGAGCAACACCCTCGCCTTCGGCGAGTCGGTCTACGGCCGACTCAGCCAGGCCGACAAGGACTGCTTCCATTGGTGGGTGGCCGGCAACTACGGGGACACGATGCAGAACGCCATGTACCCGCCCAACCCCCACCAGACGCTCGAGACGTGCAATCGGCTGCCCAACGGCGCCGCGGCGTTCATCGTGTCGGCGACGAGCGAACACCCCGGCGGCTGCAACTTCGCCTTCTGCGACGGCTCGGTCCGGTTCATCAAGAACACGATCGACTCGTGGCCGATCGACACCGCCAACAACTGCGTCCCCGCCGGGCTCGTGGCCACCGGCAACCCCCCGATCTACTCCCTCGCCCCCGGCGCCCGCTTCGGCGTGTATCAGGCCCTCTCGACCCGCAAGGGTGGCGAGGTCCTCAGCGCCGACCAGTACTGA
- a CDS encoding DUF1549 and DUF1553 domain-containing protein encodes MRSWIAATTIGLTLAAIGPDGLRAEDDAPAGASSSASPSLRAVPDAAVLIGPDAVQQLAVEGVEDGRDRTSSASFSVGDEGVAVVDASGMISARGDGETSVIVEVGGDRVEVPVKVRRFADPPPIHFANQVVPIFTKLGCNGGGCHGKSGGQNGFRLSLLGFEPELDYETLVKEGRGRRVFPTAPERSLLLTKAVAEVPHGGGKKLEPGSHEYDLIRRWIAEGMPEGAPDAPTVARIEVHPPDRVLSRGADQQLLVTAVYTDGATEDVTRWTQYESNVSDVAAVESGGRVRAGELPGMAAVMARYQGQVAVFRATVPRGGPVAEAIDFEPSNYVDELALAQWRELGLTPSDVCSDEEFIRRAALDITGTLPTVAEVDAFLADEAPDKRARLVDELLGRPEYAATFAVKWAEILRNKRGGNASYQRSTYRFYDWIRRQIDRNTPFDEFTRRILAASGTPETAPATAWYRNLTQPDQFVDDAAQVFLGMRLQCAKCHHHPFEAWSEDDYYGFAAFFGRVGRKDSTAAGKDGRDELVIFTRRSGQVPNPKTGQVMEPRGLGEPAPIAVPPTEDPRDALVDWLADPENDFFAPAVVNRYWAHFFSRGLVEPIDDLRATNPATNPALMEALCDDFVASGYDLKHLIRTICNSRLYGLSSLPNGTNADDTQSFARFYPKRMGAEVLLDAMARVTGVPNRFDGLPAGTRAIELPDESVRSDFLDTFGRPRRETACECERVGDASLSQSLMLLNSTDIQSRLADDSGRAAALAADPRPVEEKVEGLFRLAFGRDPSDSELATAAFHVESRPDAAREAFEDILWALVNAKEFQFID; translated from the coding sequence ATGCGCAGCTGGATCGCCGCGACGACGATCGGACTGACCCTGGCCGCGATCGGCCCCGACGGCCTCCGGGCCGAGGACGACGCCCCGGCCGGGGCGTCGTCCTCGGCATCCCCCTCGCTGCGGGCGGTCCCCGACGCCGCCGTGCTGATCGGCCCCGACGCCGTCCAGCAACTGGCCGTCGAGGGGGTCGAGGACGGGCGAGATCGGACCTCCTCCGCCTCCTTCTCGGTGGGCGACGAGGGGGTGGCCGTCGTCGATGCGTCGGGCATGATCTCCGCCCGGGGGGACGGCGAGACCTCGGTGATCGTCGAGGTGGGGGGCGACCGGGTCGAGGTGCCGGTCAAGGTCCGGCGGTTCGCCGACCCTCCGCCGATCCACTTCGCCAACCAGGTCGTGCCGATCTTCACCAAGCTCGGCTGCAACGGCGGCGGCTGTCACGGCAAGTCGGGGGGACAGAACGGGTTCCGGCTCTCCTTGCTCGGGTTCGAGCCGGAGTTGGATTATGAGACGCTGGTGAAGGAAGGCCGGGGCCGCCGCGTCTTCCCGACCGCCCCCGAGCGGAGCCTGCTGCTGACGAAGGCCGTGGCCGAGGTGCCCCACGGCGGCGGCAAGAAGCTGGAGCCCGGCTCCCACGAGTACGACCTGATCCGCCGGTGGATCGCCGAGGGCATGCCCGAGGGGGCCCCGGATGCCCCGACCGTGGCCCGGATCGAAGTCCACCCGCCGGATCGGGTCCTCTCCCGGGGGGCCGACCAGCAATTGCTCGTCACCGCCGTCTACACCGACGGGGCCACCGAGGACGTGACCCGGTGGACGCAGTACGAGTCGAACGTCTCGGATGTCGCCGCGGTCGAGTCCGGCGGGAGGGTCCGCGCCGGGGAGCTGCCCGGCATGGCCGCCGTGATGGCCCGGTATCAGGGGCAGGTCGCCGTCTTCCGGGCGACCGTCCCCCGGGGTGGCCCGGTCGCCGAGGCAATCGACTTCGAGCCGTCGAATTACGTCGACGAGCTGGCCCTGGCCCAGTGGCGGGAGCTGGGGCTCACCCCCTCGGACGTCTGCTCGGACGAGGAGTTCATCCGGCGGGCCGCGCTGGACATCACCGGCACCCTGCCGACGGTGGCCGAGGTCGACGCCTTCCTCGCCGACGAGGCCCCCGACAAGCGGGCCCGGCTGGTCGACGAGCTGCTGGGGCGGCCCGAGTACGCCGCGACCTTCGCCGTAAAGTGGGCCGAGATCCTCCGGAACAAGCGGGGCGGCAACGCGAGCTACCAGCGCTCGACCTATCGCTTCTACGACTGGATCCGCCGCCAGATCGACCGCAACACCCCCTTCGACGAGTTCACTCGCCGGATCCTGGCCGCCAGCGGCACCCCCGAGACCGCCCCGGCGACGGCCTGGTACCGCAACCTGACGCAGCCCGACCAGTTCGTCGACGACGCCGCCCAGGTCTTCCTCGGCATGAGGCTCCAGTGCGCCAAGTGCCACCACCACCCGTTCGAGGCCTGGAGCGAGGACGACTACTACGGCTTCGCCGCTTTCTTCGGCCGGGTGGGGCGGAAGGACTCGACGGCCGCCGGCAAGGACGGCCGGGACGAGCTGGTCATCTTCACCAGGCGGAGCGGCCAGGTCCCCAACCCCAAGACCGGCCAGGTGATGGAACCGAGGGGCCTGGGAGAGCCGGCGCCGATCGCCGTGCCCCCGACCGAGGACCCCCGGGACGCCCTGGTCGATTGGCTGGCCGATCCCGAGAACGACTTCTTCGCCCCGGCGGTCGTCAACCGCTACTGGGCCCATTTCTTCTCCCGGGGCCTGGTCGAGCCGATCGACGACCTGAGGGCCACCAACCCGGCCACGAACCCGGCCCTGATGGAGGCCCTCTGCGACGACTTCGTCGCCAGCGGCTACGACCTGAAGCACCTGATCCGGACGATCTGCAACAGCCGGCTCTACGGCCTCTCCAGCCTGCCGAACGGGACCAACGCCGACGACACCCAGAGCTTCGCCCGGTTCTACCCGAAGCGGATGGGCGCCGAGGTCCTGCTGGACGCCATGGCCCGCGTCACCGGCGTGCCCAACCGGTTCGACGGCCTGCCCGCCGGCACCCGGGCGATCGAGCTGCCCGACGAATCGGTCCGATCCGACTTCCTCGACACCTTCGGCCGCCCCCGTCGCGAGACGGCCTGCGAGTGCGAGCGGGTGGGGGACGCCAGCCTCAGCCAGAGCCTGATGCTGCTGAACTCGACGGACATCCAGTCCCGCCTCGCCGACGACTCCGGCCGGGCCGCCGCGTTGGCCGCCGACCCAAGGCCGGTCGAGGAGAAGGTCGAAGGGCTGTTCCGCCTCGCCTTCGGCCGGGACCCCTCCGACAGCGAGCTGGCGACCGCCGCCTTCCACGTCGAGTCCCGGCCCGACGCGGCGAGGGAGGCCTTCGAGGACATCCTCTGGGCCCTGGTCAACGCCAAGGAATTCCAGTTCATTGACTGA
- a CDS encoding carboxypeptidase M32, translating to MDPKAAYDELTRRSREWSTLASCAALLSWDELTVMPTAASAFRGDQLGLLAGLEHERATDPKVGELLATVEGSDLVADPESPEAADVRELRRSFDRKTKLPRALVEELARVTSAAQHEWVAARKGRDFPRFLPWLDRIVALKRREAECVGAPGGDPYDALLDDYEPGASASRLSGLFDALKAELVPLVGQIASSETRPDPGVLRGNYPIDRQKMLGELVAASIGFDFDRGRLDTSAHPFCSGIAPGDCRITTRYRPDDFEESFFGVLHEVGHGLYEQGLDPDRFGTPMGESVSLGIHESQSRLWENLVGRGRAFWTHWFPIVRRLFREPLGAAEFDAFHRAVNRVEPSLIRTQADEVTYNLHIIIRFELERALLSGDLPPADLPGAWDESYRRDLGVVAPDVADGCLQDVHWSAGLFGYFPTYTLGNLYAAQLFDRASEELGDLDASIRQGDTTPLLRWLRDHVHRHARRHTPAALIRRATGSDPDHRPLIRSLKARYGPVYGLSGAEVPS from the coding sequence GTGGACCCGAAGGCCGCCTACGACGAACTGACCCGACGCTCCCGGGAGTGGTCGACCCTCGCCTCCTGCGCCGCCCTGCTCTCCTGGGACGAGCTGACCGTCATGCCGACGGCCGCATCCGCCTTCCGGGGGGACCAGCTCGGCCTGCTCGCCGGGCTGGAGCACGAACGGGCCACCGACCCGAAGGTCGGCGAGCTGCTGGCGACGGTCGAGGGCTCCGACCTCGTCGCCGACCCCGAGTCCCCCGAGGCGGCCGACGTCCGGGAGCTGCGCCGGTCCTTCGACCGCAAGACGAAGCTCCCCCGCGCGCTGGTCGAGGAACTCGCCCGGGTCACCTCCGCCGCCCAGCACGAGTGGGTAGCCGCCCGGAAGGGCCGGGACTTCCCCCGCTTCCTCCCCTGGCTCGACCGGATCGTCGCCCTGAAGCGGCGGGAGGCCGAGTGCGTCGGCGCCCCCGGCGGCGACCCCTACGACGCCCTGCTCGACGACTACGAGCCCGGCGCCTCCGCCTCCCGGCTCTCCGGCCTCTTCGACGCCCTGAAGGCCGAACTCGTTCCGCTCGTCGGGCAGATCGCCTCCTCGGAGACCCGCCCCGACCCCGGTGTGCTCAGGGGCAATTACCCCATCGACCGCCAGAAGATGCTCGGCGAGCTGGTCGCCGCCTCGATCGGCTTCGACTTCGACCGGGGGCGGCTCGACACCTCGGCGCACCCGTTCTGCTCCGGCATCGCCCCCGGGGATTGCCGGATCACGACCCGGTATCGGCCCGACGACTTCGAGGAATCCTTCTTCGGGGTCCTCCACGAGGTCGGCCACGGCCTCTACGAGCAGGGGCTCGACCCCGACCGCTTCGGCACCCCGATGGGGGAGTCCGTCTCGCTCGGCATCCACGAGTCCCAGTCCCGGCTCTGGGAGAACCTCGTCGGCCGGGGCCGGGCCTTCTGGACCCACTGGTTCCCGATCGTCCGCCGATTGTTCCGCGAGCCGCTCGGCGCCGCCGAGTTCGACGCCTTCCACCGCGCCGTCAACCGGGTCGAGCCGTCCCTGATCCGGACCCAGGCCGACGAGGTGACCTACAACCTGCACATCATCATCCGGTTCGAGCTGGAGCGGGCCCTGCTCTCCGGCGACCTCCCCCCCGCCGACCTGCCCGGGGCCTGGGACGAATCCTACCGCCGGGACCTCGGCGTGGTCGCCCCCGACGTGGCCGACGGCTGTCTCCAGGACGTCCACTGGTCGGCCGGCCTCTTCGGCTACTTCCCGACCTACACCCTGGGCAACCTCTACGCCGCCCAGCTCTTCGACCGGGCCTCGGAGGAGTTGGGCGACCTCGACGCCTCGATCCGACAGGGGGACACCACCCCCCTGCTCCGGTGGCTCCGGGACCACGTCCACCGCCACGCCCGGCGCCATACTCCCGCCGCGCTGATCCGGCGGGCCACCGGCTCCGACCCCGACCACCGGCCCTTGATCCGCTCCCTGAAGGCCCGATATGGCCCCGTCTACGGCCTCTCCGGCGCCGAGGTTCCCTCCTGA
- a CDS encoding aminotransferase class V-fold PLP-dependent enzyme produces MRRRDFVLSLASAGLAAPPSALGDGGPIGDGLRALADDLRSSADDRDRWARVRREFSLHPGVAYLNTGTLGACPRVVLSAVSEALLEIEGNPANMVFGPVGSKMEAVRSLAASFLGAGDGEVILTSNTTEGMNWVAEGIAHELRPGDEILTTDREHPGGVVGWQHVAEQRGARVATCSLPAPPGDESEILQRIAEHLSPATRIFSLSHVETITGLVLPLARIAAELTRPRGILLCCDGAQAPGMLAVDVRALGVDTYASSSHKWALAPKGSGLLYLRPEVRDRIRPAALHSGDLAYTASSGTRNVATILGHGTALAFLEAIGRDVVEARCRALNAHLRDRLDPIPGLTPLSPTAPSLSSGIASYRLDRGDNAEVAGRLLREFDLVVKVLPGAEWNGLRFSTHIYNDEGQVDRLADAMATILGA; encoded by the coding sequence ATGCGACGACGCGACTTCGTCCTCAGCCTCGCCTCCGCAGGCCTGGCCGCCCCCCCGTCGGCCCTCGGCGACGGCGGGCCGATCGGCGACGGGCTCCGGGCACTCGCCGACGACCTCCGCTCCTCGGCCGACGACCGGGACCGCTGGGCCCGCGTCCGCCGCGAATTCTCCCTGCACCCCGGCGTCGCCTACCTGAACACCGGGACCCTCGGCGCCTGCCCCCGGGTCGTGCTCTCGGCCGTCTCCGAGGCCCTGCTCGAGATCGAGGGGAATCCGGCCAACATGGTCTTCGGGCCGGTCGGCTCGAAGATGGAGGCCGTCCGGTCGCTCGCCGCCTCGTTCCTCGGCGCCGGCGACGGGGAGGTGATCCTCACGAGCAACACCACCGAGGGCATGAACTGGGTCGCCGAGGGGATCGCCCACGAACTCCGCCCCGGTGACGAGATCCTCACCACCGACCGCGAGCACCCCGGCGGCGTGGTCGGCTGGCAGCACGTCGCCGAGCAACGCGGGGCCCGGGTCGCCACCTGCTCGCTGCCCGCCCCCCCCGGGGACGAGTCGGAGATCCTCCAGCGGATCGCGGAACACCTCAGCCCGGCGACCCGGATCTTCAGCCTCAGCCACGTGGAGACGATCACCGGCCTCGTGCTCCCCCTGGCCCGGATCGCCGCCGAGCTGACCCGCCCCCGGGGCATCCTCCTCTGTTGCGACGGCGCCCAGGCCCCCGGCATGCTCGCCGTCGACGTCCGGGCCCTCGGCGTCGACACCTACGCCTCCAGCAGCCACAAGTGGGCGCTCGCCCCCAAGGGCAGCGGACTGCTCTACCTCCGCCCCGAGGTGAGGGATCGCATCCGACCCGCCGCGCTGCACTCCGGAGACTTGGCCTATACCGCCTCCTCGGGGACGAGGAACGTGGCGACGATCCTCGGCCACGGCACCGCCCTCGCCTTCCTCGAGGCGATCGGCCGGGACGTCGTCGAGGCCCGATGCCGGGCCCTCAACGCCCATCTCCGCGACCGGCTCGACCCGATCCCCGGGCTGACCCCCCTCTCGCCGACCGCCCCCTCCCTGTCCTCGGGCATCGCCTCCTACAGGCTCGATCGGGGCGACAACGCCGAGGTCGCCGGCCGGCTGCTCCGCGAGTTCGACCTGGTCGTCAAGGTCCTCCCCGGCGCGGAATGGAACGGGCTCCGCTTCTCCACCCACATCTACAACGACGAGGGCCAGGTCGACCGCCTCGCCGACGCGATGGCGACGATCCTCGGGGCCTGA
- a CDS encoding glycosyltransferase family 87 protein has protein sequence MPGHHLPSSPSRGDVPGADAPDPPGRRPPWRLAGTVLGAVLLCCWASMWLDGYLENRLDKGEDFWVPEMHVLGGDFIFHIARTARIWAEGRNPYEPEVSWLAFPYPPLVPRLFTWTSLMGIREAVAVWLVGIAALTIAATVRTWRTRRELGLQPVPLTVLLSAVLFSTPVLFAMERGQCDVLVLPLLAGGVAAMRRGTRGLDLLAGLLFVVAAYVKYYPGLVLVGLLALRRWHAVGGFVGAGAIIGLVDLKWLLASFENMKAGVAMAEAMRSDAIHPCDHSLSGCWRSFWTYWDLTDLAGLPGPAMAAAVILPLVGLVCWRVARSGADARLLWPLMLWVVAAATFVPPMASDYNLFFLPLAALAVWDRRDPAAVHLLMAYLLLWWQPFDLKIDGALVLAFKLGGLAAVGLSLCRKASGLASEAPEAARGRRGLRPGSISIAEIR, from the coding sequence ATGCCCGGCCACCATCTCCCCTCGAGCCCCAGCCGGGGCGACGTCCCCGGGGCCGACGCTCCCGATCCCCCCGGCCGACGCCCGCCCTGGCGTCTCGCCGGGACCGTGCTGGGGGCGGTGCTCCTCTGCTGCTGGGCCTCGATGTGGCTCGACGGCTACCTGGAGAACCGGCTCGACAAGGGGGAGGACTTCTGGGTCCCCGAGATGCACGTCCTGGGCGGGGACTTCATCTTCCACATCGCCCGGACCGCCCGGATCTGGGCCGAGGGGAGGAACCCATACGAGCCGGAGGTCTCCTGGCTCGCCTTCCCGTACCCGCCGCTGGTGCCCCGGCTCTTCACCTGGACGAGCCTGATGGGGATCCGGGAGGCGGTGGCGGTCTGGCTCGTCGGCATCGCCGCGTTGACGATCGCCGCGACGGTGAGGACCTGGAGGACGAGGCGGGAGCTCGGCCTCCAGCCGGTCCCCCTGACGGTCCTGCTCTCGGCGGTCCTCTTCAGCACGCCGGTCCTGTTCGCCATGGAGCGGGGACAGTGCGACGTCCTCGTCTTGCCGCTGCTGGCCGGGGGCGTCGCGGCGATGCGGAGGGGGACCAGGGGGCTCGACCTGCTGGCGGGCCTGCTCTTCGTGGTCGCCGCCTATGTGAAATACTACCCGGGCCTGGTCCTGGTCGGCCTCCTGGCGCTCCGGCGATGGCACGCGGTCGGCGGGTTCGTCGGGGCGGGGGCGATCATCGGCCTGGTCGACCTGAAATGGCTGCTCGCCTCGTTCGAGAACATGAAGGCCGGCGTGGCGATGGCCGAGGCGATGCGGTCGGACGCGATCCACCCCTGCGATCATTCCCTGTCGGGCTGCTGGCGATCGTTCTGGACCTACTGGGACCTGACCGACCTTGCCGGGCTGCCCGGCCCGGCGATGGCGGCGGCGGTCATCCTGCCCCTAGTCGGGCTGGTGTGCTGGCGAGTGGCCCGGTCGGGAGCGGATGCGCGCCTGCTCTGGCCCCTGATGCTCTGGGTCGTCGCCGCCGCGACGTTCGTGCCGCCGATGGCGAGCGACTACAACCTGTTCTTCCTCCCCCTGGCGGCCCTGGCCGTCTGGGACCGCCGGGATCCGGCGGCGGTCCACCTGCTGATGGCGTACTTGCTGCTCTGGTGGCAGCCATTCGACCTGAAGATCGACGGGGCCCTGGTCCTGGCGTTCAAGCTCGGCGGGCTGGCGGCGGTCGGCCTGAGCCTCTGCCGGAAGGCGTCGGGACTGGCGTCCGAGGCTCCGGAGGCCGCCCGGGGGCGGCGCGGCCTCCGGCCCGGGTCGATCTCGATCGCCGAAATCAGATGA
- a CDS encoding tetratricopeptide repeat protein, translating into MKTVARRHFVLILASLLAVPITACRGPASPGSTPLERSADSYARGDYDSAASFAREHLTRVDPDDPDALRLLARSWCRSGREDDALPIFEVRLGLDAMQAEDLYLYGVALDRRGQPDLALDLWERALDADPDHPEALAALVYLHSRGKRLDEARHAAERLARVPGWEAQGELMLGVALAESNDPRGAAEWLGRALRRDPPPPGFLESPDRYRLLLVRSALRVGHPDEAVGPLRQILDASPSAEASWLLSRAELQRGDVPSAIEALERAKGYRSDHPLEPEPSPYVGEARCAECHPRIAREAAASRHSKTLHRGEDLLTLPLPEGPLPDPDEPGVSHRVGRSGDVLEVETRVDGRSFRAVVEAAFGDPDRYVTMVSRDDSGTYRTLRHSFHRMGDGSGWDRTLGDTGRADRLANALGRPIDSRDGVVRCLACHATNVRFGPDRVGPESADSAIGCEHCHGPGAHHVAAVAAGLTDLAIVDPSSAPTVAVTDSCSSCHVLETDSEPASRGDPAWIRSQGKTLSWSRCYSRSGGAIGCVSCHDPHRPTSRSAPHYEAACLSCHAPSRDLAPDLPPEAPLASCPVDPSQGCVDCHMPSVEVPALHDSLTDHYIRVVVDPPAPSD; encoded by the coding sequence ATGAAGACCGTCGCCCGTCGACACTTCGTGCTCATTCTTGCATCCCTGCTCGCCGTCCCGATCACCGCCTGCCGAGGGCCCGCTTCTCCCGGCTCGACGCCCCTGGAGCGGTCGGCCGACTCCTATGCCCGGGGCGACTACGACTCGGCCGCCTCATTCGCCCGGGAGCACCTCACGCGGGTCGACCCCGACGACCCCGACGCCCTCCGCCTCCTGGCCCGTTCCTGGTGCCGATCGGGCCGGGAGGACGACGCCCTGCCGATCTTCGAGGTCCGGCTCGGCCTCGACGCGATGCAGGCCGAGGATCTCTACCTCTACGGCGTCGCACTCGATCGCCGGGGCCAGCCCGACCTCGCCCTCGACCTCTGGGAGCGGGCCCTCGACGCCGACCCCGACCACCCCGAGGCCCTCGCGGCCCTCGTCTACCTCCACTCCCGGGGCAAGCGGCTCGACGAGGCCCGGCACGCCGCCGAGCGGCTCGCCCGGGTCCCCGGCTGGGAGGCCCAGGGGGAGTTGATGCTCGGCGTCGCCCTCGCCGAGTCGAACGACCCCCGGGGCGCCGCCGAATGGCTCGGCCGGGCCCTCCGACGCGACCCCCCTCCCCCCGGTTTCCTCGAATCGCCGGACCGCTACCGCCTGCTCCTCGTCCGATCCGCCCTCCGGGTCGGCCACCCCGACGAGGCGGTCGGCCCCCTGCGCCAGATCCTCGACGCCTCCCCCTCGGCCGAGGCCTCCTGGCTGCTCAGCCGGGCCGAGCTGCAGCGGGGCGACGTCCCCTCGGCAATCGAGGCGCTCGAACGTGCGAAGGGATATCGATCCGATCACCCCCTCGAGCCCGAGCCCTCCCCCTACGTCGGCGAGGCCCGATGCGCCGAGTGTCACCCTCGGATCGCCCGGGAGGCCGCCGCCAGCCGACACTCGAAGACGCTCCACCGGGGGGAAGACCTGCTCACCCTCCCCCTCCCCGAGGGTCCCCTGCCCGACCCGGACGAGCCCGGCGTCTCGCACCGGGTCGGGCGGTCGGGCGACGTGCTGGAGGTGGAGACCCGGGTCGACGGCCGCTCCTTCCGGGCCGTCGTCGAGGCCGCCTTCGGCGATCCCGACCGCTACGTGACGATGGTTTCCCGGGACGACTCCGGGACCTATCGCACCCTCCGGCACTCCTTCCATCGCATGGGAGACGGCTCCGGCTGGGACCGCACCCTCGGCGACACCGGCCGGGCCGATCGGCTGGCCAACGCGCTCGGCCGGCCGATCGACTCCCGGGACGGCGTCGTCCGGTGCCTCGCCTGCCACGCGACGAACGTCCGGTTCGGCCCCGATCGGGTCGGGCCCGAGTCCGCCGACTCGGCCATCGGCTGCGAGCACTGCCACGGCCCCGGCGCCCACCACGTCGCCGCCGTCGCCGCCGGACTGACCGACCTCGCCATCGTCGACCCGTCCTCCGCCCCGACCGTCGCCGTCACCGACTCGTGCAGCTCCTGCCACGTCCTCGAGACCGATTCCGAACCCGCCTCGCGGGGCGACCCCGCCTGGATCCGCTCCCAGGGCAAGACGCTCTCCTGGAGCCGCTGCTATTCCCGGTCCGGCGGCGCGATTGGCTGCGTTTCCTGCCACGACCCTCACCGGCCGACGAGCCGATCGGCGCCGCATTACGAGGCGGCCTGCCTCTCCTGCCACGCCCCCTCCCGCGACCTGGCCCCCGACCTCCCCCCGGAGGCCCCGCTCGCCTCCTGCCCGGTCGACCCCTCGCAGGGCTGCGTCGACTGCCACATGCCCTCGGTCGAGGTCCCCGCCTTGCACGATTCGCTCACCGACCATTACATCCGGGTCGTCGTCGATCCCCCTGCCCCCTCGGATTGA